The sequence AAAGAGGAATTCCAACGCCGTGGGTGTCGTTTTGCAAAATATTCGGGTTGACGGCTTTGTTTCCTCATTCTCCCCGCTTCGCCGGATATTACCTCGGACATCTATCCAATACGGAAACCCACGAAGTTGAAGTTTTGGCCGGTGCCTTCATGCTGCTTCGGAGCGCCGCACTGCAAAAAGCGGGCTTGCTGGACGAGCAATTTTTCATGTACGGTGAAGACATCGACCTCTCCGTTCGAATTCGACAAAGTGGCTATAAAAACTATTACTTCCCCGAAACCAAGATTATTCATTATAAAGGAGAAAGCACAAAAAAAGGTAGTCTTAACTATGTCAAACTGTTTTACAAGGCGATGCTCCTTTTTTCAAAAAAACACTTTTCGGGCCGGCAAAATCAACTCTTCAATTTCACCATTAACCTCGCCATCTATTTTCGTGCTTTGCTGTCTGTTGTCAGCAGAGTGGTTGCGGCAATTCTGCTGCCCTTGATTGACGCTTTAATCATCCTTCTCGGTTTTTACCTTTTGATCCCCGTTTGGGAAACCTTTCAGTTTGAAGCCGATCATTTTCCGCCCGAATTCTTCAAGCTCGTAGTTCCCGGGTACACCCTTATCTGGATTGTGACATTATTATTTTTCCATGCCTACCTGCGACCACTCTCAATCGGAAAGCTACTTCGCGGAATACTGGCGGGCGGTGTTCTGGTCATGTTGTTCTATTCATTCCTGAACGAGAACTGGCGTTTCTCGCGAGCTCTGATCGTACTGGGTACTTGCTGGAACCTGCTAATGCTACCACTAATCCGCTACTCATTAAGTAGTACTAAGCTTGGCATTTTTCGGATCAAAGGCTATCGAGCAAGTAAAATAGTTGTGATTGCCGGTACCGAGGAGGCTGAAAGAATCCTCAGCTTGCTGGAAAATTCAGACTTCCGCTACGAGCTGACCGGGCTAATCGCTCCGGACAACAAAGTTCCCGGATCAATCTACTTGGGAAATTTCAGCCAAACCATCGAAATTATCGATATCCATCGGCCCGACGAACTGATTTTTAGCGGGAAAGATGTACCACCGGCCGAAATTATCGATTGCATGCTCGATCTGAATGACAAGAACATTCATTTTAAAATTGCCCCACAGGAAAGTCTGTCGATTATCGGGAGCAGCTCGCCCAATGCAGCCGGAGAGTTTATCAACCTGAAGTCAAACCCGCTTTCAAAAAAAACGAACCTTACATTGAAACGATTGCTCGACATCAAACTGGCAATCATACTGATCATCTTTTTTCCCGTCTTGTTTTTCAGCTTTTCGGATGTAAAAGGATTGATAAGAAATTGTCTAGCTGTTATTTCGGGTAAAAAAACATGGATCGGCTTTGCCAGCCCGATCAGTTCCGACATCCATTTGCCGAAGCTGAAACAAGGGGTATTGACACCCTCTTCGCCATTCGAATTTCGATATTCAGCCGCGAAAATATTGGATAATGACCGTGTGTATGCCAAAAATTACCGAATTTTAACCGATCTGGAATTGATATTCCGCAACTGGAAAATCCTGGGACAATGAACCAACCTTCGCTTTCGTATGGTAACATCAGCCTTCGCCCTTTGGAGCCGGAGGATCTTGAATTGTTATACCTGTGGGAAAACGATTCTTCAATCTGGCAGGTCAGCAATACGCTGGCTCCCTTTTCACGCTATATTTTAAGGCAATACATTGAAGAGTCGCATCGGGATATTTACGAAACCAAACAACTTCGACTGATTATTGAGAACGAATCGGGAGATCCGGTTGGCGCCGTTGACCTTTTCGATTTTGAGCCTTTCCACCAGCGTGCCGGTGTTGGCATTTTAATTTATGCAACTACTGACAGGCAAAAAGGATATGCCGCCGATGCACTGCAGCTAATGTGCCAATATGCCAAAGAGGTACTTGGATTGCACCAGCTTTATGCCAACATCGGAGCAAATAACCCCGCCAGCGTGGGACTCTTCGAAAAATCTGGGTTTCAACTTTCCGGAAGAAAAAAAGATTGGCTAAAATTGCTGTCCGGTCGAGTGGATGAATTCCTGTATCAAAAGATTTTATAAGCCGGTGATTGAAAGATCGGCGTACACGGGAATATCACGGAAGAACTGGTAATTTTTGGACTCAAAATCCACCTGGCAACAATAATGTTCCAAACCATTTGAAATAATCAGGAACGGCACTTTGAAGGTCAGATTGTAGCGGGCAATCTGATCAAAGGTTTTCTGCGTAATTTTCACTTCCGGCGCCTTGAACTCAACAATCAGCAGTGGATTTCCGTTTTTACCGTATACCAGCAAATCGGCCCTAAACTGGTTCCCGTTCAATTTCAAGCCTGTTTCAATAGCCATCAGTGATGCCGGAAAAGCTTTCACTTCAACCAAATACCGAATAAAATTCTGTCGTACCCATTCCTCGGGTGTCAATACCAGAAACTTTTTCCTGATCTCATCAAAAATCTGGACTTTGGAATCGACTTGTTTGGTTCGGAATGAATATGATGGTAAATTTAGCTGAGTAAACATTTTAACGATGCAATTTGTATTTTTGTGCATCCGCTCCAAAAAGCGGAGTCAAACATGCCTTCAAAATTGCAAAAATATATCCATTGTACATGAAGACAAAGAAAGAGATTGTAGACAATTGGCTTCCCCGCTATACCGGTAGAAAATTAGAAGATTTTGGTGAATACATTTTATTGACGAACTTTCAACTGTACGTCGATATGTTTGCCGAAAAATTCAATGTTCCGGTGATCGGCGAAGAAAAAAATATGCCCAGCGCGTCAGCTGAGGGAATGACAATCATCAATTTTGGGATGGGTAGCCCCAATGCTGCCACCGTGATGGATTTGCTCTCAGCTATTATGCCCAAAGCGGTTCTGTTTTTGGGAAAATGCGGCGGATTGAAGAAAAAGAACAAATTGGGAGACTACATCCTCCCCATTGCAGCTATCCGCAGCGAGGGAACATCCAATGATTATCTGCCTGCCGAGGTCCCGGCATTACCGGCGTTTAACCTGCAACGGGCCGTTTCAACAGCCATCCGCGAAAATGCCATGGACTACTGGACTGGTGTGGTTTACACAACCAACCGACGCGTTTGGGAGTACGACGAACGTTTCAAAAAATACCTGAAAAAGACGCGGGCAATGGCTGTGGATATGGAAACGGCAACCATTTTCACCGTGGGTTTTGCCAACCAAATACCAACCGGGGCACTTCTGCTTGTTTCGGACCAACCCATGATTTCGACCGGCATAAAAACTGATGCCAGCGACCAGCGCGTAACCACCAATTTTGTGGAAAAGCACATCAAAATTGGCATTGATGCTTTGGTTGAAATCAAAACAAACGGGCGATCGGTGAAACACCTGAAGTTTTAAACCCTGCAAAAGCAACTTATGACCTTTGAAGATATTCTGAACAACCTGAAGAAAAAAATCTATCACCCCATTTATTTCCTGATGGGTGAAGAGAGTTATTTTATCGACCAAATTTCGGATTACATTAACCAGCATGTGCTCACTGACGCTGAAAAAGGCTTCAATCAACACATTCTGTACGGAAAGGACACGGATATTGACACCATCATTACCTACGCGCGCCGGTTCCCGATGATGTCCAGCCACCAGGTAATTATTGTCCGCGAAGCTCAGAACATCAAGAAGATTGAAGAGTTGGAATCCTATGTGAAGAATCCGCTGAACTCGACGATCCTCGTATTAAATTACAAATACAAAACAATCGACAAACGCAAAACCTTCAGCAAGTTGATCGGTCAGAAAGGCGTTTTGTTCGAGTCGAAAAAGATTTACGACAACCAGCTTCCCGACTGGATCAAACGGTACCTGGCAACGCGCAACTACACCATTGTTCCGCAAGCGTCGATGTTGCTGGCCGAATACCTGGGCACTGATCTGAGCAAGGTTTCCAACGAGCTTGATAAATTAATTATCAGCCTGCCGGAAAATTCTCAAATCACGCCGGATCACATTGAAAAGAACATCGGGATCAGCAAAGATTACAACATTTTCGAGCTGCAAAATGCGTTGGGCGAGCGTAACGTACTGAAGAGTAACCAAATCATCAACTATTTTTCAGCAAACCAAAACGCGAACCCTTTTCCGCGAACAATTTCGAGTCTTTACCAGTTTTTTATGAAGATACTGACCTACCATTTTTTGGAGGATAAATCTCAAAACGCTGTTGCCTCGAGCCTCGGAGTACATCCGTTCTTTGTCAAATCATATATTGCTGCTGCAAAGCAATATCCAATCCGAAAAGTAGTTGAAATTATATCAACGCTGCGCGATTTCGACATGAAATCGAAAGGACTCGGAAATGTTTCGTCCAGCGCCGGTGATTTGCAGAAAGAGATGATTTATAAAATCTTACACTGACAATTTTATGACATTATACATCATTGCTGCTACCTGCCTTGTTTCAATCATGGCATTCAGCCGCCCCGATCTGATTGAGAAGCTGCAGTTCAATGCCAGCAAGATCGTCCACGAGCGCCAGTATTACAGGCTGGTTTCCCATGGCTTTGTTCATGCCAACTGGGAACACCTGATCGTGAATATGATTGTACTGTACTCCTTTGGCCGGGCAATCGAGTTGTACTTTGGCTACACCTACGGCAGAATGGCCAATGCCTACTTCCTGATTTTATATTTCGGAGGCATGTTGGTGTCCAATATTTACGCGCTCATCAAACACCGCAACGACTACTACTACAATGCCGTTGGTGCATCGGGTGCTGTTTCGGCTGTTTTGTTTGCCGCCATCTTTTTCGATCCCTGGGATATGATTTACTTTTTCGGAATCATACCGACTCCGGGAATTGTGTTCGCTGTTTTATACCTGGTTTATTCGTATTACATGAGCCGCAAACAAAAGGACAATATCGCCCACGACGCCCACTTTTTGGGAGCGCTTTTCGGCTTCATTTTCCCGATTCTGCTTAGACCGGACAATTTCCAGTATTTCATCGACAAACTCTTTCGGGTTCTCTAATCCGTTCAAAGCAGAAAGCCATGGCTTATTTCCTTTACAACGGAAACTTTCATTCCGCCGACGAAACTATTTTTTCGCCAATAGCGCTGAAACAGTTTCTGTTTGAGGATCAGTTGAGGGTTATAAAAAGCCGGTTTCTGTTTTGGGATGAACACCTACAGCTATTGCAACTGCACTTTAAGTTGTTTAATCTGAAAGTTCCGGCAATTCTCGAAAACGAAGGGAAAGAGTTGAAACGACAAATTGAACGCAGCATCACAAAAAACAAGTATTTCCACAGCACACTGGTTCGGATCTCCTTTTTTAAAAGGGAAAAGCAAATTGACTATCTGATTGAACTTGTACATAAAAAGGAATCCGCTTATGTTTTCAATCCCTCCGGTTATGCTTTGGCACCATTTACAGGAATCACAAAGTCCGACTCGCCGCTTTCAACACTTGCATCCGGATCCAGAAAACTGTGGGAAATGGCCAATGCGCATCAGGATGATCCTGACACCAAACCAATCCTACTGGATGGCAATCTGCAGGTCCTGGAAACTCCGGGCTCAAATATCTATTTGATCAAAGATCAAACCGTTCGGACGCCAAGCCCGTTGAGCGGCGCCTATCTCAACCCAGCAAAACGCATCATTAAAAAAATTGCAGAGAATTTTGA is a genomic window of Mangrovibacterium diazotrophicum containing:
- a CDS encoding glycosyltransferase family 2 protein; translated protein: MKLSVIIVNYNVKHFLEQCLRSVTDALTGIDSEILVVDNNSVDGSCLMVNDSFPKVKLIENKENTGFSRANNQAISVARGEYILLLNPDTLVETDCFRKCVAFMDEHPEAGGLGVKMIDGKGHYLPESKRGIPTPWVSFCKIFGLTALFPHSPRFAGYYLGHLSNTETHEVEVLAGAFMLLRSAALQKAGLLDEQFFMYGEDIDLSVRIRQSGYKNYYFPETKIIHYKGESTKKGSLNYVKLFYKAMLLFSKKHFSGRQNQLFNFTINLAIYFRALLSVVSRVVAAILLPLIDALIILLGFYLLIPVWETFQFEADHFPPEFFKLVVPGYTLIWIVTLLFFHAYLRPLSIGKLLRGILAGGVLVMLFYSFLNENWRFSRALIVLGTCWNLLMLPLIRYSLSSTKLGIFRIKGYRASKIVVIAGTEEAERILSLLENSDFRYELTGLIAPDNKVPGSIYLGNFSQTIEIIDIHRPDELIFSGKDVPPAEIIDCMLDLNDKNIHFKIAPQESLSIIGSSSPNAAGEFINLKSNPLSKKTNLTLKRLLDIKLAIILIIFFPVLFFSFSDVKGLIRNCLAVISGKKTWIGFASPISSDIHLPKLKQGVLTPSSPFEFRYSAAKILDNDRVYAKNYRILTDLELIFRNWKILGQ
- a CDS encoding GNAT family N-acetyltransferase; this translates as MNQPSLSYGNISLRPLEPEDLELLYLWENDSSIWQVSNTLAPFSRYILRQYIEESHRDIYETKQLRLIIENESGDPVGAVDLFDFEPFHQRAGVGILIYATTDRQKGYAADALQLMCQYAKEVLGLHQLYANIGANNPASVGLFEKSGFQLSGRKKDWLKLLSGRVDEFLYQKIL
- a CDS encoding type I restriction enzyme HsdR N-terminal domain-containing protein, whose product is MFTQLNLPSYSFRTKQVDSKVQIFDEIRKKFLVLTPEEWVRQNFIRYLVEVKAFPASLMAIETGLKLNGNQFRADLLVYGKNGNPLLIVEFKAPEVKITQKTFDQIARYNLTFKVPFLIISNGLEHYCCQVDFESKNYQFFRDIPVYADLSITGL
- a CDS encoding AMP nucleosidase, which encodes MKTKKEIVDNWLPRYTGRKLEDFGEYILLTNFQLYVDMFAEKFNVPVIGEEKNMPSASAEGMTIINFGMGSPNAATVMDLLSAIMPKAVLFLGKCGGLKKKNKLGDYILPIAAIRSEGTSNDYLPAEVPALPAFNLQRAVSTAIRENAMDYWTGVVYTTNRRVWEYDERFKKYLKKTRAMAVDMETATIFTVGFANQIPTGALLLVSDQPMISTGIKTDASDQRVTTNFVEKHIKIGIDALVEIKTNGRSVKHLKF
- the holA gene encoding DNA polymerase III subunit delta encodes the protein MTFEDILNNLKKKIYHPIYFLMGEESYFIDQISDYINQHVLTDAEKGFNQHILYGKDTDIDTIITYARRFPMMSSHQVIIVREAQNIKKIEELESYVKNPLNSTILVLNYKYKTIDKRKTFSKLIGQKGVLFESKKIYDNQLPDWIKRYLATRNYTIVPQASMLLAEYLGTDLSKVSNELDKLIISLPENSQITPDHIEKNIGISKDYNIFELQNALGERNVLKSNQIINYFSANQNANPFPRTISSLYQFFMKILTYHFLEDKSQNAVASSLGVHPFFVKSYIAAAKQYPIRKVVEIISTLRDFDMKSKGLGNVSSSAGDLQKEMIYKILH
- a CDS encoding rhomboid family intramembrane serine protease: MTLYIIAATCLVSIMAFSRPDLIEKLQFNASKIVHERQYYRLVSHGFVHANWEHLIVNMIVLYSFGRAIELYFGYTYGRMANAYFLILYFGGMLVSNIYALIKHRNDYYYNAVGASGAVSAVLFAAIFFDPWDMIYFFGIIPTPGIVFAVLYLVYSYYMSRKQKDNIAHDAHFLGALFGFIFPILLRPDNFQYFIDKLFRVL
- a CDS encoding aminotransferase class IV, which codes for MAYFLYNGNFHSADETIFSPIALKQFLFEDQLRVIKSRFLFWDEHLQLLQLHFKLFNLKVPAILENEGKELKRQIERSITKNKYFHSTLVRISFFKREKQIDYLIELVHKKESAYVFNPSGYALAPFTGITKSDSPLSTLASGSRKLWEMANAHQDDPDTKPILLDGNLQVLETPGSNIYLIKDQTVRTPSPLSGAYLNPAKRIIKKIAENFELKYWEDDAITLEDLEEADEVFLADDLNGVQFIRAFGPKRYFRKQATAIADEFNRLLIH